The window tctctctctctctctctctctctctctctctctctcactctctctacccccccccctctctccctctaccccccctctctctctctctctctcttctcctccccttctctttctctctctccctctctcttctctctctctctctctctctctctctctctctctctctctctctctctctctctctctctctctctctctctctctctctctctctcctcttctcttctctccttcttctcttctcttctctctcactctctctctctcattctctctctctctctctctctctctctctctctctctctctctctctctctctctctctctctctctctctctctctctctctctcttctctctcttctctctcttctcttcgctctcctctctcctcttctcttctctccctcttctcttctatccctcttctcttctctccctcttctccttcttttctcttctctctctctgtgtcactctctttctctctctttgctcgtcttgtctcgtcttgtctcgtcttttctttccccccccccccctctctctctctctctctctttctctctctctctgtccctctctttctctctctcttctcttcgctcgtcttgtttcgtcttttcttctcccccccccctctctctctctctctctcttgtcttttcttcaccctctccctctctctctctctttctctctctctccctccctccctctctctctctctcatctctctctctcttcctcatctcatctctctgccctctctcactcatctctcctctctcttctttctctcactttcactctctctctcgtctctctctatctctctctctctcttctctctctctctcatctctctctctcttctctctctctcttcttcactcactctctatctttctttctcttcatcttctctctcatcttttcttcacctccccctctctctctctctttctctctctctcccctccctcccctcttcatcgctctctcctctctctctcttctctctctcctctcctcccgctctctctctctctctcgatcgttctctctcagcatctctatctatctttctttctttcttctctctttctctctctctctctctctctctctcgtcgttttcttcacctccctctcttctttctctctctctctctttattttctctctctctcaactccctctctttcttctctctctctcactccctcttctcactactctctcctctctctctctcctctctcactcttctatcttcgtctctctctctcttcgcactcttcttctctctctctctctctgtctctctctctctctctagtcttttcgtatctctctctctcttctctcgtctctctcttttctctctctcctctcttctctcgtcttctcttctctcctctcctctctctctctctctctctctctctctctctctctctctctctctctctctctctctctctctctctctctctctctctctctctctgctcgtcttCTCccgtcttttctcccccccccccctctctctctctctctctctctctctctctctctctctctctctctctctctctctctctctctctctctctcactctcactctctttctctctctctctctctctctctctctctctctctctctctctctctctctctctctctctctctctctctctctctctctctctctctttctcaccgtaCTACGTAACCGTTTGCGTAAAAAGAACAATTATTGTAAATGATGGAATGAAATATTTTGAACCTGAATTCGATTCCttcccatatctctctttctctctccccccccctctctctctctctctttctcttcctctccttctcttgctctctctttctcaccctctccccccccccctctctctctctctctctctctctctctatctctctctctctctctctctctctctctctctctctctcaccctcaccctaccccctcaccctcaccctaccccctcaccctcaccctctcccctccctctccctctccctctccctttccctttccctttccctctccctctttctctctttccctccccctgcctctctatctatcgccttccttctccctaccccttcccttcatccctccctcgcccccagcATCCCATCCATGCACTGTGCCACCGCTCGCTCACAGGGAAACCAGCGCCTCGGCATTCTCCAACAGCGGCTTAATCAGGTCCCACGATCTCCCGGTATCGACAACCCCGTGTAGCTCGTGGTGGAAGTCGATGGGAACCTCAAGGAAGAAGGCAGTCGACTCGTACACTTGGAAGAGAGGGAGCTTGAACCGGTATTCcagctgcgagagagagagagggttagggatCAGTGTGGGAAGTTGGTggtaattatagatatatttacggattcctctgttgttgtttttttaattaataattggtgtattttgctttcttctttctctctttttaaggtGTATTAAAGGTGGTTTTAAGTCTGGCTGGTATTGGGATATTCAGGTATGTAATGTAGAGTGTGTATTAAAGTCTGCAGTTATAATCAATGCTGGTGATATAATAGCTGTAGAGAAATgggtttgatttttttaaaaataatatcagtatggTGAGTCTGGCAGATATCGATACATGAAGTCGTTGTATTAAATTAATGCTTTGAAAGTTTCATTAAAGCAGCGGAAAATATTGACGAATTTGATGATTAAGGTATTATAtcaaaatcaatagaaaaaacaatattgttatgtatgatgatttaacaataatatcaaatcagtgaaaaatgaatattgatgagaatgatcattttacaacaataaaaattgcTAAGTATAGTCATTTACACATGTAATCAAGCAATAGCATCTAACAATCACACGTTAAAAAATTATGTTGATGAATATGACGATCTACAAAACATCACACAACATCACACATCCTATCGATCtcataacacaaatatatatatatatatatatatatatatatatatatatatatatatatatatatatatatatatatcatttatatgacaTCTGACGaaacctctctctcctatttacccCCACGTAAAATTCCTTCGGGTGAAGTGtaatcgtcctcctcttcctcggtcTGGCAACGAGGGCAGTGCTgttgatgctgttgctgttgatgctgttCTCGTCACGCTCCGACCTCAACAGACTTCGGGGCTGGAGGGGAGCGACGTCACTGAAGTCCAGCGAAGACCAAGCGAGTGCCGAGAGGAGGTCGTGCTCTGGCGCTGAGAAGACTTCGCTGCTGGCACTCCGTAGCGTACACCCGAGGGTCAGTGCCGCTAGCGTTCCTGATGGGAGGAGGGACTGTGTCAGGGGAACGTCGGGTTTGCGGGCGGGAGAGAGGCGATGAGAGAGGtagaatgagaggcagagagagggagagagagagaggcggaaaggggaagagagaggtagaaagagaggcagagagaggcgatgagagaggtaaaaatgagaggcagagagagggagatagcgagaggcggagaggtggagagagaggtaaaaagagaggcagagagagtcgatgagagaagtggagagagaggcggagagagagccgaagaggggaagtgagaagtgaagagactggcagagagagcggcgaagagagagtagagagagccggagaggggaagagagaagtgaagagagaggcggagagggtgaTAAACGGGGACAGAagtaacacagagaaagagaatgtgggaAACAGCGAGTTGAGAGAGGGAACATaagaggataaaaaggagagggagaggaagagagagaaagaaaaagaatgagagaaaaagcgagagagagagagagagagagagagagagagagagagagagagagagagagagagagagagagagagagagagacgggggggagagagagagagaaatgggtcggagggagaaaagaacgaagggaggagaagg of the Penaeus chinensis breed Huanghai No. 1 chromosome 27, ASM1920278v2, whole genome shotgun sequence genome contains:
- the LOC125039729 gene encoding uncharacterized protein LOC125039729, which translates into the protein MQLFARTLAALTLGCTLRSASSEVFSAPEHDLLSALAWSSLDFSDVAPLQPRSLLRSERDENSINSNSINSTALVARPRKRRTITLHPKEFYVGLEYRFKLPLFQVYESTAFFLEVPIDFHHELHGVVDTGRSWDLIKPLLENAEALVSLLGVDGGACLRRAVCELASAPSIRPHGFIGEVIQIFVQDLIKAEYRIKSMENEIDTLHGKYMEAGRHGKEKGECWKAFPECTVSFAHLFSDVIV